One region of Mucilaginibacter gotjawali genomic DNA includes:
- a CDS encoding cellulase family glycosylhydrolase, with protein sequence MMIKKIGTAYKIAGIFIALAAVISCKKNNINAPQLTLSNITDTIPASGGTVTLNFTANAAWSIDTTGFGWLQLSQTTGGSGAATITLTGAANNKSGASRSLLLNLNASNGQSRRITVWQDVIIYPSYNTSAKAADATGMSSTASQIANNITYGWNFYNTMEAPGSETGWGNPPITQQQFDLLKANGVNAVRIPIRYDGHFINTKTLQIDPLWLARIKEVIQYGINDGMYVTINIHYDPGSTLTGAPQDSANAKHRAIWEQVATYMRDFDEHLMFASLNETSLNNSNDVTSMVTTMRYHQTFINAVRSTGGKNVYRVLVIQSPSASTDILNQYLDPTNVYKTPKLPTDPTPHKMMLEFHYYSPSQFCILGGGTSTTPQDASWGKELYFWGNRNTYSVNGTYTNYHTTNSLFLDRNCTSANEESYVDSIMHTVKVRFADKGIPLFMGEYAPNYHAARLTGYPADSLKALASATHFTAYVAQQAKANGVIPFLWAGIFDRRGLNGVPQGPAVVGDQVTLDSVKVGVNRGIAAYGTGTKFQ encoded by the coding sequence ATGATGATAAAAAAAATAGGCACGGCGTACAAGATTGCCGGGATATTTATAGCACTGGCGGCTGTTATTTCCTGCAAGAAAAATAATATAAATGCCCCGCAACTTACGCTTAGTAATATTACAGATACTATACCGGCAAGCGGCGGTACTGTAACATTAAATTTTACTGCTAATGCCGCCTGGAGTATTGATACAACTGGTTTTGGATGGCTGCAATTAAGCCAGACAACAGGTGGTAGCGGCGCCGCTACCATTACTTTAACTGGTGCGGCTAATAATAAATCGGGCGCAAGCCGTTCGTTGCTTTTAAATTTAAATGCAAGTAATGGTCAAAGCAGGCGGATTACGGTGTGGCAGGATGTTATTATTTATCCCTCCTATAATACATCGGCCAAAGCAGCCGATGCAACAGGTATGAGTAGTACTGCTTCGCAAATAGCTAATAATATTACCTATGGTTGGAATTTTTATAACACCATGGAAGCCCCGGGTAGCGAAACCGGATGGGGAAACCCGCCAATTACCCAGCAACAGTTTGATTTGCTAAAAGCAAATGGTGTAAATGCCGTAAGGATACCTATTCGTTATGATGGCCATTTCATCAACACGAAAACGCTACAAATAGACCCACTATGGCTTGCCCGTATAAAAGAAGTAATCCAATATGGCATTAACGATGGTATGTATGTGACCATTAATATCCATTATGATCCCGGAAGTACACTTACAGGTGCTCCACAAGATAGTGCTAACGCTAAGCATAGGGCAATTTGGGAGCAAGTAGCTACTTATATGCGCGATTTTGACGAGCATTTAATGTTCGCCAGTCTCAACGAAACCAGCCTTAATAACAGCAATGATGTAACGTCAATGGTTACCACAATGCGTTATCATCAAACCTTTATTAATGCAGTGCGCAGCACCGGAGGAAAAAATGTTTATCGTGTTCTGGTAATTCAGTCGCCTTCTGCATCAACTGATATTCTTAACCAATATCTTGATCCGACCAATGTATATAAAACACCAAAACTGCCTACCGACCCAACGCCTCATAAAATGATGCTTGAGTTCCACTATTATAGCCCGTCGCAGTTTTGCATATTGGGAGGTGGCACTTCTACAACACCTCAAGACGCAAGCTGGGGTAAAGAGCTGTATTTTTGGGGAAACAGGAATACCTATTCTGTAAACGGTACATATACTAATTATCATACAACAAACTCACTCTTCCTGGACCGTAATTGCACATCTGCGAATGAAGAAAGTTATGTCGATTCTATAATGCACACCGTGAAGGTAAGATTTGCTGATAAAGGTATTCCATTGTTTATGGGCGAGTATGCGCCAAATTATCACGCTGCGAGGTTGACAGGCTATCCGGCAGATTCGTTAAAGGCGTTGGCATCTGCTACGCATTTCACTGCTTATGTTGCACAACAAGCTAAAGCAAATGGCGTAATACCGTTTTTATGGGCTGGTATATTTGACAGGCGAGGATTGAACGGGGTTCCGCAAGGGCCTGCAGTTGTGGGAGATCAGGTAACACTGGATTCTGTAAAAGTTGGCGTAAACAGAGGCATAGCTGCATACGGCACAGGCACGAAGTTTCAATAA
- a CDS encoding cellulase family glycosylhydrolase, translating into MSKIKKQYFFKELVFLITILFFFSCKKAAKNESAQPAGQLSVNVPSVNFTADGGSQDITITSNTDWTLYNPASSWLQTSVTSGKSGSTIVHITTISQNTTGATLSGLLEINPSNGQGTKLIVTQLSTIYPTYNTSPIAPDMTGMTNTAVQQASYMKLGINLGNTLEAPGGETGWGSPVITENIIKFMQQSGFNSIRLPCSWDYTHIINKGTEQIDPAWLARVKQVVGYCVNNNMYVILNIHWDGGWLVCTPDKQDSVNAKQKALWEQIATAMRDFDGHLMFASENEPTTNDAGQMAILESYHQTFVNAVRSTGGHNAYRILVVQGASQLMNAFPADPAPNRMMFEEHNYTPWQFTEMIGDQSWGNMFYYWGTGHHSTIEPSRNATWGEESDMNTYFQGIKQKFVDKGIPVIMGEYAAIRRSEPLDQVAHQASVDYWITFNTKQALANGLKPFYWDTGGVLNRQNLTVNDQRTLNAIIAGGK; encoded by the coding sequence ATGAGTAAAATAAAAAAACAGTATTTTTTTAAAGAGTTAGTATTTCTTATTACAATTTTATTTTTTTTCTCCTGTAAAAAAGCGGCGAAAAATGAGTCGGCGCAGCCAGCGGGTCAACTCTCGGTTAACGTACCTTCTGTAAATTTTACAGCCGACGGAGGAAGCCAGGACATAACTATTACCAGCAATACCGATTGGACGCTCTACAACCCTGCTTCTTCGTGGTTGCAGACAAGCGTAACATCGGGTAAAAGTGGCAGTACCATTGTACATATAACAACAATATCGCAAAATACCACTGGGGCAACCTTGTCGGGCCTTTTGGAAATAAATCCTTCGAATGGTCAGGGCACAAAGCTGATCGTTACCCAGCTAAGCACCATCTACCCAACTTATAATACATCGCCCATAGCGCCTGACATGACTGGTATGACCAACACTGCCGTACAACAGGCATCCTATATGAAACTGGGCATCAACTTAGGCAATACCCTTGAAGCACCCGGCGGCGAGACGGGTTGGGGTAGTCCCGTCATTACGGAGAATATTATAAAATTTATGCAACAAAGCGGTTTTAATTCTATCCGGCTGCCATGCTCCTGGGATTATACCCATATCATAAATAAAGGTACCGAACAAATAGACCCTGCCTGGCTTGCCCGTGTAAAACAAGTAGTTGGGTATTGTGTAAACAACAATATGTATGTTATCCTTAACATCCACTGGGATGGCGGATGGCTGGTTTGCACGCCGGATAAACAAGATTCGGTTAATGCTAAACAAAAGGCATTATGGGAGCAAATAGCCACAGCTATGCGCGATTTTGACGGGCATTTGATGTTCGCCAGCGAAAATGAGCCAACTACAAACGATGCCGGCCAAATGGCCATTTTAGAGTCGTACCACCAAACATTTGTTAATGCTGTCCGTTCGACGGGAGGGCACAATGCCTATCGTATTTTGGTTGTACAAGGGGCGTCACAGCTTATGAACGCATTCCCGGCAGATCCGGCGCCTAACCGGATGATGTTCGAAGAGCATAATTATACGCCATGGCAGTTTACCGAAATGATAGGAGACCAATCATGGGGCAATATGTTTTATTACTGGGGCACAGGTCATCATTCCACAATTGAACCCAGCCGGAATGCTACCTGGGGCGAAGAGAGTGACATGAACACTTATTTCCAGGGAATAAAGCAAAAGTTTGTTGATAAAGGTATTCCGGTTATAATGGGCGAGTACGCTGCCATCAGGCGTTCAGAGCCTCTTGATCAGGTTGCACACCAGGCCTCGGTCGATTATTGGATAACATTTAACACCAAACAGGCATTAGCCAACGGCCTTAAACCATTTTATTGGGATACAGGCGGTGTTTTAAATAGACAAAATTTAACAGTAAATGACCAGCGTACACTTAACGCCATAATAGCAGGAGGCAAATAA
- a CDS encoding glycoside hydrolase family 5 protein, protein MKIRYFFIILLSLITLASFYSFKTADNSAGPRSIYPSYNTSPKAPDSTGMKSNAVQLAAKIKLGWNIGNTFEAPGGETGWGSPVITEGYIKAVKQQGFNAIRLPCAWNLTHLANKSEARIDPKWLNRVKEVIGYCVKNDMYVLLNIHWDAGWLENNCTALKKDSVNAKQKALWEQIATCMRDFDEHLMFASANEPNVENADQMEVLNSYHQTFINAVRSTGGRNSYRVLVVQGPSTDVDKTSKLMNRLPIDKIYGRMMVEVHYYSPYQFCLMNGDANWGKMFYYWGKALHSAIEPERNATWAEENYVKKSFGKMKASFFDKGIPIVVGEYGAYRRNEGEHAPKELALHNDAVDYWLTYITKQAKANGMLPFFWDTGGALDRQNYTVRDQRTINAIVAGGK, encoded by the coding sequence ATGAAAATCAGGTATTTTTTTATCATATTATTATCTCTTATTACGCTTGCATCTTTTTATTCATTCAAAACGGCTGATAATAGTGCCGGGCCGCGCTCTATTTATCCCTCATACAACACCTCACCAAAGGCGCCTGACTCAACAGGGATGAAAAGTAACGCAGTTCAGCTTGCTGCAAAAATTAAGTTAGGGTGGAACATTGGCAACACCTTTGAGGCTCCCGGTGGCGAAACAGGTTGGGGCAGTCCGGTTATTACAGAAGGTTATATCAAGGCAGTAAAACAGCAGGGGTTCAATGCAATCCGCCTCCCATGTGCCTGGAATCTGACCCATTTAGCTAATAAAAGCGAAGCACGCATAGATCCAAAATGGCTCAACAGGGTTAAAGAAGTAATTGGGTATTGCGTAAAAAATGATATGTATGTTTTACTCAATATACATTGGGACGCGGGATGGCTCGAAAATAACTGCACTGCCCTTAAAAAGGACTCGGTTAACGCGAAACAAAAAGCGCTTTGGGAGCAGATTGCAACCTGCATGCGCGATTTTGATGAGCATTTGATGTTTGCCAGCGCAAACGAGCCTAACGTAGAGAATGCTGATCAGATGGAGGTATTAAATAGCTATCATCAAACCTTCATCAATGCAGTCAGGTCTACCGGTGGCCGAAATAGCTACCGGGTATTGGTAGTTCAGGGGCCGTCGACAGATGTCGATAAAACCAGCAAATTGATGAATCGTCTTCCGATAGACAAGATATACGGACGGATGATGGTAGAGGTCCATTATTATAGCCCCTACCAATTTTGCCTCATGAACGGCGATGCAAACTGGGGTAAAATGTTTTACTACTGGGGAAAAGCACTTCATTCGGCTATTGAACCTGAACGTAATGCCACCTGGGCAGAAGAAAATTATGTAAAAAAGTCCTTCGGTAAAATGAAGGCAAGCTTTTTCGACAAAGGAATTCCGATTGTTGTTGGCGAATATGGCGCCTATCGGAGAAATGAGGGCGAACATGCCCCCAAAGAGTTAGCACTGCATAACGATGCTGTTGACTACTGGTTAACATACATTACAAAACAGGCGAAAGCAAACGGGATGTTACCATTTTTTTGGGACACAGGCGGCGCTTTGGACAGGCAAAATTACACAGTGAGAGATCAGCGGACTATTAATGCTATCGTCGCCGGGGGGAAATAG